A region from the Hippoglossus hippoglossus isolate fHipHip1 chromosome 16, fHipHip1.pri, whole genome shotgun sequence genome encodes:
- the il6r gene encoding interleukin-6 receptor subunit alpha yields the protein MRIFLPLLFALCSTPVRGIFDGSCPRRDPPPGVMVLSSGSNLVLTCKGHVTVDGVKVDIARNSPNANRRASSSVAPTTTGNIIYSKQDSSLKEEHHISPEAEVNTVTRETRGPRDTDTANTASPTTHVTQPTSVGGLLRGQSNWDGEESDGEGDYWEDEEEEGENGSRVTRGTKSRPQWKLNGKTVGMGNQEWREITFEKRGATLSLSSVRGTDSGRYSCHHRGRERFSFRVVVEDPPESPRLSCYKKSPSSKIRCEWTPQRPVSRHVNCSLMLNKRPAGGFLHYQCSYSSRLSRYWCALDYNEDELRTFHMAYLCVTSVAGNATSDLLPFTPLNILKPDPPSDIRVTQVEGHEKWIKVNWNFSTSWKFQDRYYTLIYELKYQPLESSNHHEQIKQIMSERSYTITDAMPGVKYLIWLRTKEEYEGQWSDWSSPVNVSSWTAYKLSDDLMTTMFPEFIEEGSAEEDTPNDPGPVVTGVEVSHHVLWICGSFLLMSIILAAYMFRHKDRIMSKLHCVSVPVQSGDSSQPPPTTTATPEGQALVTFIPPYYGQPSSGEADEGEGENEEERRLEERTEAVHFNNTSYFLTQRM from the exons ATGCGgatttttctccctcttctgtTCGCTCTGTGCTCCACGCCGGTCCGCGGCATTTTCGACGGCAGCTGTCCCAGGAGAG ACCCCCCACCAGGTGTGATGGTTTTATCCTCGGGCAGTAACCTGGTTCTCACCTGCAAAGGTCATGTAACGGTGGATGGAGTAAAGGTCGACATTGCCAGAAACAGCCCAAACGCCAACAGGAGAGCGAGTTCTTCAGTCGCACCCACAACAACTGGAAACATTATATACAGCAAACAGGACAGTTCCCTAAAGGAAGAACACCACATCAGCCCTGAGGCAGAAGTCAATACTGTGACAAGAGAAACCAGAGGCCCAAGAGACACAGatacagcaaacacagcttCTCCCACTACTCACGTGACCCAACCGACCAGTGTGGGCGGACTGCTGAGGGGTCAATCCAACTGGGACGGTGAAGAGTCGGATGGAGAGGGAGATTACtgggaagatgaggaggaggaaggggagaacGGGAGCAGGGTAACAAGAGGCACAAAATCACGGCCTCAGTGGAAGTTGAATGGGAAGACAGTGGGGATGGGGAATCAAGAGTGGAGAGAAATCACATTTGAGAAGAGAGGAGcgactctgtctctgtcctcagtgAGAGGGACGGACTCTGGGAGGTACAGCTGTcatcacagaggcagagagaggttCTCCTTTAGGGTAGTTGTTGAAG ATCCTCCTGAGAGTCCCAGGCTGTCCTGCTACAAGAAGTCACCAAGCAGTAAGATTCGCTGTGAGTGGACGCCACAGAGGCCTGTGAGCAGACATGTGAACTGTTCCCTCATGCTGAATAAAAG ACCAGCAGGCGGATTCCTTCATTATCAGTGCTCGTACTCATCTCGTCTCTCCCGCTACTGGTGCGCTCTGGACTACAATGAGGACGAGCTGAGAACGTTTCACATGGCCTACCTGTGCGTTACAAGCGTCGCAGGCAATGCCACCAGCGACCTGCTGCCCTTCACACCTCTGAACATTT TGAAGCCGGACCCCCCATCAGACATCAGAGTCACACAGGTGGAGGGACATGAGAAATGGATAAAGGTCAACTGGAATTTTTCCACATCCTGGAAGTTTCAAGACAGATATTATACACTAATCTATGAGCTCAAATATCAACCGCTGGAGTCCTCGAATCATCATGAGCAG ATAAAACAGATTATGAGCGAGCGCTCGTACACCATCACTGATGCGATGCCTGGTGTTAAATACCTGATTTGGCTCAGGACTAAGGAAGAATATGAAGGTCAGTGGAGCGACTGGAGTTCCCCTGTCAACGTCAGCAGCTGGACAg CTTATAAGCTCAGTGATGATCTGATGACCACAATG TTCCCAGAATTCATAGAGGAAGGATCTGCAGAGGAGGACACACccaatg ATCCTGGACCAGTGGTTACTGGAGTGGAGGTGTCGCATCACGTCCTGTGGATCTGTGGTTCATTTCTTCTCATGTCAATCATTCTGGCTGCCTACATGTTCAG ACACAAGGACAGAATCATGTCTAAACTCCACTGTGTGAGCGTCCCTGTCCAGTCAGGTGACTCGTCTCAACCTCCACCCACCACAACAGCCACCCCAGAAGGACAGGCCCTGGTGACCTTTATCCCTCCGTATTACGGTCAGCCCTCATCTGGTGAAGCAGACGAAGGGGAAGGAGAAAATGAGGAAGAGCGAAGGCTGGAGGAAAGAACAGAGGCCGTTCACTTCAACAACACAAGTTATTTCTTGACCCAGAGGATGTGA
- the LOC117776753 gene encoding RIIa domain-containing protein 1 has protein sequence MAGKGGLTKLDVGVLSPEQQEKLRQFKIKTRIDNEKYLRSHPEVEVLVGDFLGNVLLKRPADIREFAADHFNNPSLCADVSFKMEGNRVMD, from the exons ATGGCTGGAAAAGGAGGTTTGACAAAACTGGACGTCGGTGTTTTGAGTcctgagcagcaggagaaactgCGACAGTTCAAG ATCAAGACGAGAATCGACAATGAGAAGTACTTGAGGTCGCACCCAGAGGTGGAGGTGTTGGTGGGAGACTTCCTCGG AAATGTGCTTCTAAAGAGACCCGCTGACATCCGGGAGTTTGCTGCAG ATCACTTCAACAACCCAAGCCTTTGCGCTGATGTCAGCTTCAAAATGGAGGGAAACCGCGTCATGGACTAA